Proteins encoded by one window of Vigna radiata var. radiata cultivar VC1973A chromosome 5, Vradiata_ver6, whole genome shotgun sequence:
- the LOC106760653 gene encoding uncharacterized protein LOC106760653, which yields MDLLVVHKVREPDFVENENENEILYLCQGPAESGEGSGFEAAAEENEEVEKQCMVDEVGDKLDTHDEVEVEVEAVEEVEVEEVEVEEVGAVVAEEVGAMVAEEVEEVEVESLDEIQNSSEEEVEVDEVQNNSEEEVEVDEVGSEEDDNADKPSRCPFPTFGKKKSMVDYKWEVGTIFNDKEDFKEAIRNYAIHTGRDLKFVKNDKHRVRVRCMGAQKKCPWVAYLGYLPSRNIWQLRKILDTHACSRQLNIKMMNSKWLSHEVDKVLHDNPTIKVQDIRNKALRKWNTKVSISKARRVKLMATNEREGDFKEQFRRIHDYGQEVLRSNPGSTVKIKVNSDNGDAIFERIYVCLNACKKSFVSCRPIIFLDGCFLKGLYKGELLTTVGRDPNDQMLPIAYAVVEVENKDSWSWFLQLLIEDLGGDEICRACTWMSDQQKGLVHAIEELLPKAEQRFCFRHLYANFRKQFSGQILKNLMWSAATSTYPQAWEREMLNMRVVNEEAYKYLIAIPPRMKVASMDFNVCPKIKKRLTKECQLSRYWIPSWSARRIFEVRHVSAVGNKFTVDLDTHECSCRKWMISGIPCCHAVAAMHYINLDPDTFIPTWFMKSTYEETYASIIYPVNGHLLWENTSLPDVMPPVKRKMPGRPKKKRRLEPLELTKDGTQMSVGGHRKKCSICRQLGHNKKVCPLRPPIIEPT from the exons ATGGATTTACTTGTTGTGCATAAAGTTAGGGAACCAGACTTTGTGgaaaatgagaatgagaatgaaattctttacctttgCCAAGGGCCTGCAGAGAGTGGTGAGGGTAGTGGGTTTGAGGCTGCTGCAGAGGAAAATGAGGAGGTTGAGAAACAGTGCATGGTGGACGAAGTTGGTGATAAGTTGGACACACATGATgaagtggaggtggaggtggaggcagTTGAGGAAGTTGAGGTAGAGGaagtggaggtggaggaagtAGGTGCAGTGGTGGCGGAGGAAGTAGGTGCAATGGTGGCGGAGGAAGTGGAGGAAGTTGAAGTGGAGTCTTTGGATGAAATACAAAACAGTAGTGAGGAAGAAGTGGAAGTGGATGAAGTACAAAACAATAGTGAGGAAGAAGTGGAAGTGGATGAAGT TGGTAGTGAGGAGGATGACAATGCAGACAAACCAAGTCGATGTCCGTTTCCTacatttggaaagaaaaagtcaatGGTAGATTACAAATGGGAAGTTGGtactatttttaatgataagGAGGATTTTAAGGAAGCAATTAGAAACTATGCTATTCATACTGGGAGGGATCTTAAGTTTGTAAAGAATGATAAGCATAGGGTTCGGGTGAGATGCATGGGTGCGCAAAAAAAGTGTCCATGGGTAGCTTACTTAGGATATTTGCCATCAAGAAATATTTGGCAGTTAAGGAAGATTCTTGATACCCATGCTTGCAGTAGACAACtaaacattaaaatgatgaatagtAAGTGGTTGAGTCATGAAGTAGATAAGGTGTTGCATGACAATCCAACTATAAAGGTTCAAGATATACGTAATAAAGCACTAAGGAAATGGAACACCAAGGTATCAATTTCCAAAGCAAGAAGGGTCAAGTTAATGGCAACAAATGAACGTGAAGGAGATTTTAAAGAGCAATTTAGAAGGATTCATGACTACGGACAAGAGGTTTTGAGAAGTAACCCGGGGTCAACTGTTAAGATTAAAGTGAACAGTGATAATGGTGATGCCATCTTTGAAAGAATTTACGTATGTCTGAACGCATGTAAGAAGAGTTTTGTAAGTTGCAGGCCCATCATCTTTTTAGATGGCTGTTTCTTGAAAGGTCTATATAAGGGCGAGTTGCTTACAACAGTTGGTAGGGATCCAAATGACCAAATGCTTCCCATAGCATATGCAGTAgttgaagttgaaaataaagatagTTGGAGTTGGTTTTTGCAATTATTGATTGAAGACCTTGGTGGTGATGAAATATGTCGAGCATGCACGTGGATGTCTGACCAACAAAAG GGGTTGGTACATGCTATTGAAGAGCTTTTGCCTAAGGCAGAACAAAGATTCTGCTTCAGGCACCTTTATGCTAACTTCAGGAAGCAGTTTAGTGGTCAAATATTGAAGAACTTGATGTGGAGTGCTGCAACAAGCACGTACCCCCAGGCTTGGGAGAGAGAGATGCTGAATATGAGAGTAGTGAATGAGGAAGCTTATAAATACCTCATAGCTATTCCCCCAAG AATGAAGGTGGCATCTATGGATTTCAATGTGTGTCCAAAGATCAAGAAAAGACTAACAAAGGAATGTCAATTGTCTAGATATTGGATCCCAAG ctGGTCCGCAAGAAGGATTTTTGAGGTTAGGCATGTTTCAGCTGTTGGGAACAAGTTCACAGTGGACCTGGATACTCATGAATGTAGCTGCAGGAAATGGATGATCAGTGGCATCCCATGTTGCCATGCAGTTGCAGCGATGCACTACATAAATTTAGACCCAGACACTTTTATACCAACTTGGTTCATGAAATCTACGTACGAAGAGACATATGCATCCATCATTTATCCTGTGAATGGCCACCTCCTATGGGAAAATACAAGCTTACCTGATGTAATGCCACCGGTTAAGAGGAAGATGCCTGGGAggccaaagaagaaaagaagattggaGCCATTGGAGCTAACCAAGGATGGGACCCAGATGAGTGTTGGTGGCCATAGAAAGAAATGTAGCATCTGTCGTCAATTGGGGCACAACAAAAAAGTATGCCCTTTACGTCCACCCATCATAGAACCAACATAA
- the LOC106760847 gene encoding uncharacterized protein LOC106760847, with translation MATTASSPFKKIQIQRDDTTFDAYVVGRDDAPGIVVIQEWWGVDYEIKNHAVKISQLGTGFKALIPDLYRGKVGLDVAEAQHLMDGLDWQAAVKDIAASVNWLKANGSKKVGVTGFCMGGALSIAASVLVSEVDAAVAFYGVPSSQLADPAQAKAPVQAHFGELDGFVGFSDITAAKALEEKLKASGVPHEVHIYPGNAHAFMNRSSDGIQRRKSMGMPDEDEAAVQLAWSRFETWMTRYLSS, from the exons ATGGCTACCACTGCTTCATCCCCTTTCAAGAAAATTCAGATTCAAAGGGATGACACT ACATTTGACGCATATGTGGTTGGAAGAGATGATGCTCCTGGAATTGTTGTGATTCAGGAGTGGTGGGGTGTGGATTACGAAATTAAGAACCATGCTGTGAAGATTTCTCAGCTTGGTACTGGGTTTAAAGCTCTTATCCCAGA TCTGTACAGAGGAAAGGTTGGTCTGGATGTAGCTGAGGCTCAACATTTGATGGATGGTCTTGATTGGCAAGCTGCTGTCAAGGATATTGCTGCGTCTGTTAACTGGCTTAAAGCGAATGGTTCAAAGAAG GTTGGTGTAACTGGATTTTGTATGGGAGGCGCTCTCTCTATTGCTGCTTCCGTCTTGGTTTCAGAGGTTGACGCTGCTGTAGCATTCTATGGAGTTCCTTCTTCTCAGCTTGCAGACCCTGCCCAAGCCAAGGCTCCTGTTCAGGCTCACTTTGGAGAGCTGGATGGTTTTGTTGGCTTTTCAGATATCACA GCTGCGAAGGCCTTGGAAGAAAAGCTGAAGGCATCTGGAGTTCCACATGAGGTGCATATCTATCCTGGCAATGCACATGCATTCATGAACAGGTCTAGTGATGGAATCCAGAGGAGGAAGAGCATGGGAATgcctgatgaagatgaagctGCAGTTCAGCTTGCTTGGTCTCGCTTTGAGACATGGATGACTCGTTACTTGTCTAGTTAG